TTCAACGGCCTGGCGGTACAGCAGCCGGTCCTTGACGTCCTGCAGGTCCCACTTGGCGTCGGCCTTTTCGAAACGGGTTTGGAGCTCTGGCCACAGGTGCTTCCTGCCGCCCTCGGGGTATTCGTAAAACCCGCCACCGCCGGCTCGGCCCGGTCGTTTGAGCTCTTTGACCATCATTTCCACCAGCAGCTCGCCGGGTGTGGCGGTGTAAGTTTCCCCGCTGGCTTGCAGGTCGGCGCGGGTTTGGTCCAGCACGTGTACCGACAACGACAACGCGGTCTCATCCAGCACCGCCAGCGGCCCCACAGGCATGCCGGCCTGCATGGCGGCGTTTTCGATCACCGGCGCGGGAATGCCTTCGCCCAGCATGGCTGCGCCTTCCATAACGAAGGTGCCAAAGGTGCGGCTGGTGTAAAAACCGCGTGAGTCGTTGACCACGATGGGCAACTTGCCCAGGGCCTGCACGTAGTCGAATGCACGGGCGATGGTTTCGTCGTCGGTGGCCTTGCCGCGGATGATTTCCACCAGCTTCATCTTGTCGACCGGGCTGAAAAAATGGATGCCGACAAACTTGCTGGGCTTGGCGCTGGCAGTGGCCAGGCCCGAGATCGGCAGGGTGGAGGTGTTGCTGGCGAAAAAGCCGCCGTCGGCCAGCATGGGCTCGGCTTCCTGCGTGACACGGGCTTTGAGTTCGCGTTGCTCGAAGACGGCTTCGATGATCAGGTCGCAGCCTTTCAAATCGACCGCGCTCTCGGTGGGTGTGATCAGCGCCAGCAGGGCTTGCTGCTTCTCGGCGCTCATCTGCTTTTTGTCCACGCGCTTTTGTGTCAATTTGGCGCTGTAGCTTTTGCCCGTCTCGGCATTGGCGAGGCTCACGTCTTTCAACACCGTGGTAATGCCGCGCGCAGCCTGCGCATAAGCGATACCAGCGCCCATCATCCCGGCGCCCAGAATGCCTACCTTTTTGGGCTGGTAGCGTGGCACATCGCCGGGGCGGCTGCGCCCGCTGCGGATCGCACCCATGTTGAAGAAGAAGGTGTTGACCATGTTCTTTGCCACCTGGCCCACCGCGACCTTCGCGAGGTAGCGCGACTCGATGCGCGTGGCGGTGTCGTAGTCGACGAGCGCGCCTTCGACCATCGCGGCCAGCGCCGCCTCAGGCGCCGGGTAAAGACCGCGCGTGGTCTTCTTCAGCATCGCGGGCGCCACGGTGAGCGCGGCTGCGATCTTGGGGTTGCTCGGTGTACCACCGGGCATTTTGTAGGCCTTGTCGTCCCAGGGCTGGATGGACTGGGGGTGGGCGGCGACCCAGGCCAGTGCTTTGGCCCGCAGCTCGCTCGCATCGGCCACCAGTTCGTGCACCAGACCCAGTTCCAGCGCCTGCCTGGGGTTGAACAGCTTGCTTTCCAGAATAAAGGGCTGCGCGCCCATGAGGCCGAGCAGTCGGGTCATTTTGGTGATGCCCGTGGCACCCGGGATCAGTCCCAGGGTGATCTCGGGCAGGCCGAGTTGAATCTTGGGGTTGTCCACTGCGATGCGGTGGTGGCCCACCAGCGCCACTTCCCAGCCCCCGCCCAGGGCCGAGCCGTTGATGCAACTCACCACCGGAACACCGAGAGTTTCCAGCGTGCGGAAGTTCCGCTTCATTTGCTCGATCTCGTTGAACAACGTGACCGTGTCCACCGCCCTGTGGCGCATCAGGCCCTTGAGATCGGCGCCGGCAAAAAACGTGGTCGCCTTGGCCGAAGCGAGCACAACGCCTTTGATTTGCGCTTTGTCCTTCAACACCTGGGAAGTGGCCTCAGTGAGATCGGTCTGCCACTGGGCACACATGGTGTTGACCTGCGAGTCCGGTTCGTCAAAGGTGAGCGTGGCGATGCCGTCGGCGAGTTCGTAGCGGATGGTTTTCATGATGGGTCAATCCTCAATGCGTGTCTGGAACAGAGCGGTGTCCGGAGCAAGATTTCTTTACCAAGGACCCCGTGGAACCGGCTATGCCAGTCCACCAGGGTCGCCCCCTCGCAGGGGGTGACGCGCGAAGCGCGGCGCGGGGGTGCGCGTTATACGCGCTCAATAATCGTGGCTATTCCCATGCCGCCGCCGACACACAGGGTTGCAAGACCGTAGCGTTTGCCCGTGCGGTGCAGTTCATCGATCAGCGTGCCGAGAATCATCGCCCCGGTGGCACCCAATGGATGGCCCATGGCAATGGCGCCGCCGTTGACGTTCACCTTCTCGTGCGGCACGCCCATTGCCTGCATGAACTTCATCGGCACGGTGGCAAACGCTTCGTTCACTTCGAACAAGTCGATCTGGTCGATGGTGAGCCCGGCTTTGGCCAGCGCCTTGCGGGCGGCAGGCATGGGGCCGGTGAGCATGATGGTCGGGTCATCGCCGGAGAGTGCCACCGACACAATGTGTGCCCGGGCCTTCAGGCCGTGGGCTTTGCCGGCGGCCTCAGAGCCGATCAACACCGCCGCTGCGCCGTCGACAATGCCCGAGGAGTTGCCGGCGTGGTGCACGTGGTAAATGCGTTCCACCTGAGGGTAGCGCTGCAAGGCCACGGCGTCGAAGCCCATGGCGCCAAGCTGTTCAAAAGCGGGTTTGAGGCCGGCCAGGCCTTCCAGGGTGGTGTTGGGTTTGATGAACTCGTCTTCACCCAGGATGGTTTGGCCCAAGAAGTCTTTCACGGGAACGATGGATCCGGCAAAGCGGCCCTCGGCACGCGCTTTTGTGGCGCGTTTTTGCGATTCGAGTGCAAAAGCATCGACATCGGCGCGGCTGAAGCCCGCCATGGTTGCGATCAGATCGGCGCCCACTCCTTGCGGCACGAACAGCGTTTCGCTGTTGGTTTCAGGGTCTTGCGCCCAGGCCCCGCCATCGGAACCAATCGGTACGCGGCTCATGCACTCCACGCCGCCGGCGACCACCAGGTCTTCCCAGCCGCTCTTGATTTTCATCGCGGCCATGTTCACGGCTTCCAGCCCCGAGGCGCAAAAGCGGTTGAGCTGCACGCCCGAGCAGCGCCAGTCCCAGCCGGCCTTGAGCGCCGCCACCTTGGGCAGCACCGAGCCTTGTTCACCAATGGGCGACACGACGCCCATGACGATGTCGTCCACCGCCGCCGTATCAAAACCATTGCGCGCTTGCAGATCGCGCAAGAGGCCCGCGAGCAAGTTGACCGGTTTGACTTCATGCAGGCTGCCGTCTTTCTTGCCTTTGCCACGCGGAGTGCGGATGGCGTCGTAAACAAATGCTTCTGACATGGGAGTCTCCTTAGGGGCGTGACGCAGGGATCGGATCAGTATAGACTTTTACCAAGCAAACGCTTTGTATAAATCCTGTTGACCCAGTCAAGAAAGTGACAGCCCCATGATTGAAAGAACCCTCTTCAACGCCGACCACGAAGCCTTTCGCGACAGCTTTCGCCGTTTCATGGACAACGAAATCGCGCCCCACCACGAAGCCTGGGAAGAGCAGGGTTATGTCAATCGCGAGGTGTGGCGCAAGGCCGGTCAAAACGGTTTTCTCTGCATGACCATGCCGGAAGCCTATGGCGGTTCCGGGGCGGACAAGCTCTATTCCGTGATTCAGATGGAGGAGCTTGCGCGTGGCGGCTTCAGCGGCATCGGTTACGGGCTGCACAACGAAATCGTGGCGCCTTACATCCTTCACTACGGCACCGAAGCGCAGAAGGCGAAGTATTTGCCGCTGTTCGCCACAGGCGAGATGGTGGGCGCCATCGCCATGAGCGAACCCGCGGCGGGCAGCGACTTGCAAGGGGTAAAGACGACCGCGCTGAAGCAAGCCGACGGCAGCTATTTGCTCAACGGCAGCAAAACCTTCATCACCAACGGCTGGCACGCCGATCTGGTGATTGTGGTCGCGAAAACCAACCCGGCGGCTGGGGGCAAGGGCACCAGCTTGTTTTTGCTCGAAGCGGGCACCCCCGGCTTCGAAAAAGGCAAGCGCCTGAAAAAGCTGGGTTTGAAAGCGCAAGACACCAGTGAGCTGTTCTTCGACAACGTGAAGCTGGCGCCCGAGCAGTTGCTCGGCGGCGAAGCGCAAGAGAACCGCGGCTTCATCTGCCTGATGGAGCAGCTGCCTTGGGAGCGCCTGCAGATCGCCATTGGCGCGGTGTCGGCCGCGCAAGCAGCGATCGACTGGACGGTGGACTACGTGAAGGAGCGCAAGGTGTTTGGCACCACCGTGGGTGCGATGCAAAACACGCGCTA
This region of Hydrogenophaga crassostreae genomic DNA includes:
- a CDS encoding 3-hydroxyacyl-CoA dehydrogenase NAD-binding domain-containing protein gives rise to the protein MKTIRYELADGIATLTFDEPDSQVNTMCAQWQTDLTEATSQVLKDKAQIKGVVLASAKATTFFAGADLKGLMRHRAVDTVTLFNEIEQMKRNFRTLETLGVPVVSCINGSALGGGWEVALVGHHRIAVDNPKIQLGLPEITLGLIPGATGITKMTRLLGLMGAQPFILESKLFNPRQALELGLVHELVADASELRAKALAWVAAHPQSIQPWDDKAYKMPGGTPSNPKIAAALTVAPAMLKKTTRGLYPAPEAALAAMVEGALVDYDTATRIESRYLAKVAVGQVAKNMVNTFFFNMGAIRSGRSRPGDVPRYQPKKVGILGAGMMGAGIAYAQAARGITTVLKDVSLANAETGKSYSAKLTQKRVDKKQMSAEKQQALLALITPTESAVDLKGCDLIIEAVFEQRELKARVTQEAEPMLADGGFFASNTSTLPISGLATASAKPSKFVGIHFFSPVDKMKLVEIIRGKATDDETIARAFDYVQALGKLPIVVNDSRGFYTSRTFGTFVMEGAAMLGEGIPAPVIENAAMQAGMPVGPLAVLDETALSLSVHVLDQTRADLQASGETYTATPGELLVEMMVKELKRPGRAGGGGFYEYPEGGRKHLWPELQTRFEKADAKWDLQDVKDRLLYRQAVETARCLAEGVLTTVHDGNIGSIFGIGFPAYTGGALQFIYAMGVDAFEQRCASLATQFGPGFALNDAVITALRQHQPAY
- a CDS encoding acyl-CoA dehydrogenase family protein, yielding MIERTLFNADHEAFRDSFRRFMDNEIAPHHEAWEEQGYVNREVWRKAGQNGFLCMTMPEAYGGSGADKLYSVIQMEELARGGFSGIGYGLHNEIVAPYILHYGTEAQKAKYLPLFATGEMVGAIAMSEPAAGSDLQGVKTTALKQADGSYLLNGSKTFITNGWHADLVIVVAKTNPAAGGKGTSLFLLEAGTPGFEKGKRLKKLGLKAQDTSELFFDNVKLAPEQLLGGEAQENRGFICLMEQLPWERLQIAIGAVSAAQAAIDWTVDYVKERKVFGTTVGAMQNTRYKLAEMQTEVQVARVFVDKCCELIVKDQLDTATASMAKYWCSDLQCKVMDECVQLFGGYGYMWEYPITRAYADARVQRIYGGTNEIMKEVISRSMGLGGR
- a CDS encoding acetyl-CoA C-acetyltransferase, translating into MSEAFVYDAIRTPRGKGKKDGSLHEVKPVNLLAGLLRDLQARNGFDTAAVDDIVMGVVSPIGEQGSVLPKVAALKAGWDWRCSGVQLNRFCASGLEAVNMAAMKIKSGWEDLVVAGGVECMSRVPIGSDGGAWAQDPETNSETLFVPQGVGADLIATMAGFSRADVDAFALESQKRATKARAEGRFAGSIVPVKDFLGQTILGEDEFIKPNTTLEGLAGLKPAFEQLGAMGFDAVALQRYPQVERIYHVHHAGNSSGIVDGAAAVLIGSEAAGKAHGLKARAHIVSVALSGDDPTIMLTGPMPAARKALAKAGLTIDQIDLFEVNEAFATVPMKFMQAMGVPHEKVNVNGGAIAMGHPLGATGAMILGTLIDELHRTGKRYGLATLCVGGGMGIATIIERV